One segment of Drosophila mauritiana strain mau12 chromosome 3R, ASM438214v1, whole genome shotgun sequence DNA contains the following:
- the LOC117145330 gene encoding zinc finger FYVE domain-containing protein 26 homolog isoform X2: MEDQQEENMQQLLNLLPKDQRQIFEWLHGKSSGPIQSHQNALLTVLQASPYPAMQLLQLLHERSKLHIGQIISTLLRQLLDGDVSSPRSLCVLANFPASVLEAATLRQKLMTRLVVDSATSEHLMLAMLARSDGQLLDDLLHEQQLTMRAQCSEAAPTKLLVLWLALNEREHFVASVCQNLKDFQCFQDVTLRNNLLILRLANEFALGPQTLDDLGCLDKFLAEFDVSAVPEELQEVHRFFYADFQRLSTLLNFLRPREVSKTLRVDALLRAPGVLPLIHENGIRFEHQELHRLLEDTYKWQQLTPALKCHHQEEVEILSYYTALCHVYDVVLDQGEQTTKTKLVQLSAQLRQLHQLGALCSLLENIFLLVFLRWEQLEPNSQRKREDDDNDEEDDEQYVDDDFASQPRPTAVHSQRTRYGFICRSASLHALFTFLKAFVTKKLHSQDYKSAPEQQGRFQRLVDAISEALWKLGVLQKIEQSLLKSAPSISCLLEPDQLLQLVQLHSTAKEKASSDDESRERSNHVSSLNRRKARRQRRAVSFSGGVAGKASADGGLTMEQLRARAQLLSGSGSRKNSSVTSPCERSIIPKMLSTPEQLAIMALALKNFNDVKQIIETFHLEQSQLNRELHFMEQQQLVKQKLSAIYANYQILEGQQANSGETTVEQIKGVAAKGFELSKIISVVDNFAQAQRIQQSPELKALIQRHNSSAQQGFLQQFEERNLNALIICDLIVNLGFNREITSNLLLVIRRQQQQKKGGDEASSAPGSSELGAMNLLQNLCECMRLLERSGQQAALNELLSLKSYPLRPAVLALQLQREAAFQTLYQKEPSEYSHGQELRSNASQFQQLRSRHNYYARFCTYVQQLARLLQLRDPNLEYHTTQLLRNDPYEVIGELIYECGITPLEIESSVAALHLNLVHVIALNICPQLSEEPTKRLPRVVAPQKQESIHNYISQHNPLLAQVLLAIQLGSLPDGDAGLNFSFLCQLIHLPEVDVLASMHEGNRVLAALNAYKLESAQVDELVMDQEQLLQILLLGMGGQTDSPNRLKSRIDQLIGDLIEKDPRNIHLVVHMGNLGQRAQLLKEHFTRIPSSQQAKELIERTLQHRSADKAIPTALRSELEHTLSDITIYARVSALLKFESWPQAYDFGRQTPNVIFEQLLQRRRFGLCLEWSRVVYLAGSAGQQRVCLLILLDALLELRDGEELDESLLGIVEMFPPNPLVNFLDTHKDKFRSLPLLQWVIDYLEGHARDPRLYRNYQLSIEFLRQMDTNERSPFWKLLRHPLLIVEQLVMNARFELLGKLLDAARSKLLKQRPLGPCPYCFEKTGHVYDVQSSAGPGSGAGETPAKIRFQLGQTTSEAFILLNFNSYQQDHFVGQVCLDLLLRIYASKALDYHVANVRAASEPSSLGTDVHNSLDSLCGAFVMPKQAPNRQQWTRDEEASHCMCCRRTAFTMLMRRHHCRRCGRVVCYACSTHRIRIPELYDELEVRICNDCAASSTAGKDQGDGTSSERSATSGQVSKSSGRSDSCKWQLSGIITHDKLLREEFSYEHAPSVALSLSILRNHVEQRSCVDLLLFHCRKLEKLIVPNPEVDYGLVAKMINCLAFAAKVRGAPGELENIREHSEIIMAVVQQGCESLIPTGPLNNHNLRKLADALVEAEHWTLALEVHLKCGFATTGVMAAHGLACLRAGCYDAAREKFAHCMTRLSSEQLNSSICKNMFGVASTEAVLLPRKRPQRGPALLQEILQLIAAIPQVQTQPETLHRASLIRSSNTSLASLFTRRREPYVQQRPLQEPALNIMNALAGLKNLAKGQYGGQMPASEESRRQERGFEESLHYVLTYGSHADILTFLMRREELRAALRYWQHQQLDADLFIQHIFYPQLANGSLNVLMDELQQLDDAQFTAWRLPLLQTCRHLEQQQQLSSLYQLQLLLKDPIRASMTCVKFYALQCENFQKLHANAQHLLAALRHLQGELDMAEWEHLQRQQVRRNSVSSTASVRGACFAMQMDARALNGHINTIRRQLEVAKFLDKCEREQPPDEPLRTIQTLKQIRLESSRGTLPTLFEGAADRIQICILILMCGKNIDEGFGLAYGIMQDFKLAAIKVFGATAKYLSRNQRLGEVERLLDCIGSNNGGGISTESDEILSIAINAAVHSSAPETKQMLDRLIKRISSVELRVSSYIYIGQLKSAYLLANKHERLADIRRILRQAELTGQVHIKRLCEMKLQLSAVPTPL; the protein is encoded by the exons ATGGAAGACCAGCAGGAGGAGAATATGCAGCAGCTGCTTAACTTGTTGCCCAAGGATCAGCGGCAGATCTTTGAG TGGCTCCATGGTAAGTCTTCCGGGCCCATTCAATCGCACCAGAACGCCCTGCTAACCGTGCTTCAGGCGTCGCCCTATCCCGCCATGcaactgctgcagttgctccacGAACGGTCCAAACTGCACATTGGACAAATAATTTCCACGTTGCTTCGACAGCTGCTAGATGGCGATGTCTCATCGCCGCGATCTCTTTGTGTGCTGGCCAATTTTCCGGCAAGCGTTTTGGAGGCGGCTACACTTCGTCAGAAATTGATGACACGTCTAGTGGTTGATTCCGCAACCAGTGAACACTTAATGCTGGCCATGTTGGCGCGCAGCGATGGACAACTTCTGGATGATCTGCTGCATGAGCAGCAGCTGACCATGCGGGCGCAGTGTAGTGAGGCGGCGCCCACTAAACTTTTGGTTCTGTGGCTGGCTCTCAATGAAAGGGAGCACTTTGTAGCCAGCGTGTGCCAAAATCTCAAGGACTTTCAGTGCTTCCAGGATGTGACGTTGAGAAACAACCTGCTTATCCTACGACTCGCAAATGAGTTTGCTCTGGGCCCGCAAACTTTGGACGATCTCGGATGCCTTGACAAATTCCTAGCGGAATTCGATGTCAGCGCTGTGCCTGAGGAATTGCAGGAAGTTCATCGCTTTTTCTATGCTGACTTTCAACGCCTGTCCACTTTGCTTAATTTCCTGCGTCCGCGGGAGGTAAGCAAAACGCTAAGAGTTGACGCGCTTCTGCGGGCGCCAGGCGTGCTGCCCTTAATCCACGAAAATGGTATTCGTTTCGAGCATCAAGAGCTACACCGTTTGCTTGAGGATACTTACAAATGGCAGCAGCTGACTCCTGCACTAAAGTGTCACCaccaggaggaggtggagatTCTGAGCTACTACACCGCTCTCTGTCATGTGTACGATGTGGTCCTCGACCAAGGCGAACAAACGACGAAGACCAAGCTGGTACAGCTCTCCGCGCAGTTAAGGCAACTGCATCAATTGGGCGCCTTGTGCTCGCTGCTGGAGAACATCTTCCTCTTGGTTTTTCTTCGCTGGGAACAGCTTGAGCCCAACAGTCAGCGAAAAAGGGAAGATGACGACAATGACGAGGAAGATGATGAACAGTACGTGGATGATGACTTTGCCTCGCAACCACGTCCAACAGCTGTTCACAGCCAGCGCACCCGCTACGGATTCATCTGCCGCTCGGCCTCGCTGCACGCTCTGTTCACGTTCCTCAAGGCGTTTGTCACCAAAAAGCTTCATTCACAAGACTACAAGAGCGCCCCGGAGCAGCAAGGTAGATTTCAGCGCTTGGTGGATGCTATTAGCGAAGCTTTGTGGAAGCTGGGAGTTTTGCAAAAGATAGAACAATCACTTCTCAAGTCGGCGCCATCGATCAGCTGCCTGCTAGAGCCTGATCAGCTGCTCCAGCTGGTTCAACTTCACAGCACAGCCAAGGAAAAGGCCTCCAGCGACGACGAAAGCCGAGAACGCAGCAACCACGTATCCAGTCTCAACCGGCGGAAGGCTCGAAGGCAGCGACGGGCGGTCAGCTTTAGTGGAGGAGTAGCTGGAAAAGCATCCGCGGATGGAGGTCTCACAATGGAGCAGCTGCGGGCACGAGCACAATTACTtagtggcagtggcagcaggAAAAATTCTTCGGTAACCTCTCCATGTGAGCGGTCCATCATTCCCAAAATGCTAAGCACGCCGGAACAATTGGCCATCATGGCGCTCGCCCTGAAGAATTTTAACGATGTTAAGCAGATCATCGAG ACTTTTCACCTGGAGCAGAGCCAATTGAACCGCGAGCTACATTTcatggagcagcagcagctggttAAGCAGAAGCTGTCCGCCATCTATGCCAACTATCAGATTTTAGAGGGGCAGCAGGCCAATTCTGGGGAAACCACCGTGGAGCAAATCAAGGGCGTGGCAGCCAAGGGCTTTGAATTGTCCAAGATCATCAGCGTTGTGGACAACTTTGCGCAGGCTCAGCGTATTCAGCAAAGCCCTGAGCTAAAGGCGCTCATCCAGCGACACAATTCAAGCGCACAACAGGGATTTCTACAGCAGTTCGAGGAGCGCAATCTGAACGCCCTAATCATATGTGATCTTATAGTGAATCTGGGCTTCAATCGGGAAATCACAAGTAACCTGTTATTGGTCATTCGacgccaacagcagcagaagaaggGCGGCGACGAGGCGTCTAGCGCGCCTGGTTCGTCTGAGCTCGGAGCCATGAATCTCCTGCAGAATCTCTGTGAGTGCATGCGTTTGTTGGAGCGATCTGGTCAGCAGGCTGCACTGAATGAGTTGCTCTCTCTAAAGAGCTATCCACTGAGACCGGCAGTCTTGGCTCTACAACTTCAACGGGAGGCCGCGTTTCAAACGCTCTACCAGAAGGAGCCATCCGAATATTCGCATGGCCAGGAGCTGCGCTCCAACGCCAGTCAGTTCCAACAGCTGCGTTCGCGTCACAACTACTACGCCCGCTTTTGCACGTATGTCCAACAACTAGCTCGCCTCTTGCAGCTCAGGGATCCCAACCTGGAGTATCACACTACCCAGCTACTTCGGAACGATCCATACGAAGTTATTGGCGAACTGATCTACGAGTGTGGCATAACACCCTTGGAGATCGAGTCTAGTGTCGCAGCACTACACCTTAATCTCGTCCACGTGATTGCTCTCAACATTTGTCCCCAATTGAGCGAGGAACCCACAAAAAGACTGCCACGCGTTGTGGCTCCACAGAAGCAGGAATCCATTCACAACTATATTTCGCAACACAACCCGTTGTTGGCCCAAGTGTTGCTGGCCATACAGCTAGGAAGTCTTCCCGATGGCGATGCGGGATTGAACTTCTCTTTTTTGTGTCAGCTGATTCATCTGCCTGAAGTGGATGTTCTGGCTTCCATGCATGAAGGGAACCGTGTGCTGGCCGCTTTAAATGCCTACAAGCTGGAAAGTGCTCAAGTGGATGAGTTGGTGATGGATCAGGAACAACTATTGCAGATTCTTCTCCTTGGAATGGGTGGACAAACTG ATTCTCCCAATCGTCTCAAGTCACGAATTGACCAACTCATTGGGGATCTTATTGAAAAGGATCCGCGTAATATACATCTCGTGGTCCACATGGGCAATCTGGGACAGCGAGCACAGCTGCTCAAGGAGCACTTTACGCGCATTCCCAGCAGTCAGCAGGCGAAAGAACTAATAGAACGCACCCTGCAGCACCGCTCGGCGGATAAGGCAATTCCCACCGCTCTGCGCAGTGAACTGGAGCACACGCTGTCTGACATCACTATATACGCTAGAGTCTCGGCTCTGCTCAAATTCGAGAGCTGGCCACAGGCCTACGACTTTGGACGTCAGACGCCGAATGTGATCTTCGAGCAGTTGCTGCAGAGACGGAGATTTGGTCTGTGTTTGGAGTGGAGTCGGGTGGTTTACCTTGCTGGATCCGCGGGGCAGCAGCGGGTGTGCTTGCTCATCCTATTAGATGCTCTTTTGGAATTGAGGGATGGCGAGGAGCTGGATGAATCCCTTTTGGGCATTGTGGAGATGTTTCCACCCAACCCATTGGTAAATTTCCTGGATACACATAAGGATAAGTTTAGATCGCTACCGCTTCTGCAGTGGGTGATCGATTACCTGGAGGGTCACGCCCGTGATCCGCGTCTCTACAGGAACTATCAGCTATCCATTGAGTTCCTACGACAAATGGATACCAATGAGCGATCTCCGTTTTGGAAGCTACTCCGTCATCCCTTGCTCATCGTGGAGCAGTTAGTTATGAATGCCCGCTTTGAATTGTTGGGAAAGCTACTAGATGCGGCTCGTTCCAAGTTGCTGAAGCAGAGACCACTTGGTCCATGTCCCTACTGTTTTGAAAAAACGGGTCATGTCTACGATGTCCAGTCCAGTGCTGGTCCAGGAAGTGGTGCGGGAGAAACACCGGCGAAGATACGTTTTCAACTGGGACAAACAACATCCGAGGCTTTTATTCTGCTGAACTTTAACTCCTACCAGCAGGATCACTTTGTGGGCCAGGTTTGTTTGGACCTGTTACTGCGAATTTACGCCAGTAAAGCTCTGGACTACCATGTGGCGAATGTGCGTGCTGCTTCTGAGCCGAGTTCTCTTGGCACAGATGTACACAACTCACTGGACTCTCTCTGTGGTGCCTTCGTGATGCCCAAGCAAGCACCCAACCGACAGCAGTGGACGCGGGACGAGGAGGCAAGCCACTGCATGTGCTGTCGGCGAACAGCCTTCACTATGTTGATGCGGAGGCACCATTGCCGTAGGTGCGGGCGGGTGGTGTGCTATGCCTGCTCCACCCATCGGATACGCATCCCAGAGCTTTACGACGAGTTGGAGGTGCGCATCTGCAATGATTGTGCAGCGAGCAGCACGGCTGGCAAGGATCAAGGAGATGGCACTTCTAGTGAGCGGAGTGCTACCTCGGGACAAGTATCAAAATCTTCTGGTAGGAGTGATTCCTGCAAATGGCAGTTAAGTGGCATTATTACACACGATAAACTGCTGCGCGAGGAGTTCTCCTATGAACACGCGCCCAGTGTAGCCCTCAGTTTGTCCATACTTCGCAATCATGTCGAGCAGCGCAGCTGCGTTGATTTGCTGCTCTTCCACTGCCGCAAACTGGAAAAGCTAATTGTGCCCAATCCCGAAGTGGACTACGGTTTGGTGGCCAAGATGATAAACTGTCTGGCTTTCGCCGCAAAG GTTCGTGGCGCACCAGGAGAGCTGGAAAACATTCGTGAGCACTCGGAAATTATTATGGCAGTGGTGCAGCAGGGTTGTGAGTCGCTGATTCCAACCGGACCGCTCAACAACCACAATCTGCGCAAGCTGGCTGACGCTTTGGTGGAAGCGGAGCACTGGACTTTAGCTCTGGAGGTGCATCTGAAGTGTGGTTTCGCCACCACCGGCGTAATGGCTGCCCACGGACTGGCTTGTCTTCGTGCCGGTTGCTATGATGCAG CCCGCGAAAAGTTTGCTCACTGCATGACTCGCCTCTCAAGTGAACAGCTCAACAGCAGCATCTGTAAGAACATGTTCGGAGTGGCTTCTACGGAGGCAGTGCTCTTGCCCAGAAAGCGACCACAGCGCGGTCCGGCCCTGCTCCAAGAAATCCTGCAGTTGATAGCCGCCATTCCTCAGGTTCAAACCCAACCGGAGACCCTACACCGAGCCTCACTTATTCGTAGTTCGAATACTTCGCTGGCCTCACTTTTCACACGACGCCGGGAGCCCTACGTTCAGCAACGACCGCTCCAGGAACCGGCTTTGAACATCATGAACGCGCTGGCAGGACTCAAGAACTTAGCCAAGGGACAGTATGGTGGCCAAATGCCGGCTAGCGAGGAAAGTCGCCGGCAGGAGCGTGGCTTCGAGGAATCACTGCACTATGTGCTTACTTATGGCAGTCACGCCGATATTCTCACCTTTCTGATGCGCCGCGAAGAGCTGCGGGCAGCACTTCGCTACTGGCAGCACCAGCAGTTGGACGCGGATCTCTTCATCCAACACATATTCTACCCACAGCTGGCTAACGGCAGCCTAAACGTTTTGATGGACGAACTGCAGCAGTTGGACGACGCTCAATTCACTGCCTGGCGTCTGCCACTACTGCAGACCTGTCGCCatctggagcagcagcagcaactcagTTCGCTGTACcaactgcagctgctgctAAAGGATCCCATCCGGGCCAGTATGACGTGCGTGAAGTTCTACGCCTTGCAGTGCGAGAACTTTCAGAAGCTGCATGCCAACGCACAGCACTTGCTGGCGGCCCTCAGGCATCTTCAGGGTGAACTGGATATGGCGGAGTGGGAGCAcctgcagcggcagcaggtTCGCAGAAACAGCGTGAGTAGCACAGCAAGCGTTCGAGGTGCCTGCTTCGCCATGCAAATGGATGCCAGGGCTCTCAATGGACACATCAATACCATACGGCGACAGTTGGAGGTGGCAAAGTTCTTGGACAAGTGTGAGCGAGAACAGCCGCCAGATGAGCCACTACGAACTATACAAACTCTGAAGCAG ATTCGACTTGAGTCCAGTCGTGGAACTTTGCCTACTCTGTTCGAAGGCGCCGCAGATCGCATACAAATTTGCATTCTGATCCTCATGTGCGGCAAGAACATAGACGAAGGGTTTGGCCTGGCTTACGG catTATGCAGGACTTCAAGCTGGCTGCAATTAAGGTTTTTGGAGCCACTGCTAAGTACCTGTCGAGAAATCAGCGCCTGGGTGAGGTAGAGCGCCTGCTGGACTGCATAGGCAGCAACAACGGCGGCGGCATTTCCACGGAATCCGATGAAATACTCTCGATTGCCATTAATGCTGCTGTGCACAGCAGTGCGCCGGAGACGAAGCAGATGCTGGATCGGTTGATCAAACGCATCAGCAGTGTGGAGCTGCGGGTCTCCTCTTACATCTACATTGGTCAGCTTAAATCAGCCTATCTGCTGGCCAACAAGCACGAGCGATTGGCGGATATCAGGCGAATCCTCCGGCAGGCCGAGCTTACCGGTCAGGTTCACATCAAGAGACTGTGCGAGATGAAGCTCCAGCTTAGCGCCGTGCCAACGCCTCTGTGA